In one window of Arachis ipaensis cultivar K30076 chromosome B06, Araip1.1, whole genome shotgun sequence DNA:
- the LOC107646309 gene encoding uncharacterized protein LOC107646309: MPFQRTTGRNFSPRGRQFKHGGFVPQNNQGQGNSRRPNASANQGRRQENQPQQNMSYHRCRKYHSGPCRFGTGVCYSCGQAGHLANSCLEKKKYETGRIQQPGRVYTTSLVGAEGSETLIRGNCEMAGKTLNALFDSEATHSFIAFEKAHELGLKIVVMGYDLKVYNATHEAMITRLGCPQVPF, from the coding sequence ATGCCATTCCAGAGGACCACAGGGAGGAATTTTTCACCTAGGGGCAGACAATTCAAGCATGGTGGCTTTGTCCCTCAGAACAATCAGGGGCAAGGCAACTCCAGGAGGCCTAATGCTAGTGCTAACCAGGGAAGGAGACAGGAAAACCAGCCACAACAAAATATGAGTTACCATAGATGTAGGAAGTATCATTCTGGGCCATGCAGGTTTGGGACCGGAGTCTGTTACTCCTGTGGACAGGCAGGACACTTGGCTAACAGTTGCCtagagaagaagaagtatgagaCAGGTAGAATACAGCAACCAGGCAGAGTATACACTACTTCTTTAGTAGGTGCTGAGGGGTCAGAGACATTGATCAGAGGTAACTGTGAGATGGCTGGTAAAACTTTGAatgctttgtttgattctgaagcTACacattcttttattgcatttgagaaggctcatgagttaggattgaaaatAGTAGTCATGGGATATGATTTGAAGGTGTATAATGCCACCCACGAGGCTATGATCACTAGGTTAGGGTGTCCCCAAGTTCCCTTTTGA
- the LOC107646308 gene encoding uncharacterized protein LOC107646308 — translation MPETSGNTPNPIDFMAALCNMAAAMQATTEALGNQINNGNNGNNDENGPMSLHSFLKVHPPTFRGTSNSTNADNWIKAIERALQAQQVPDKQWVEFGTYQLHGEAQHWWQGMRRILQLNGGVISWELFLEKFYKKYFPTSARNARELELLQLKQGQMTITEYPSKFEELCRFSRIYQGALEDFAEWKCIKYEEGLRSDIQSFVAPMQIQEFSELVNRSRVAEDYVKRAA, via the coding sequence ATGCCTGAAACATCAGGAAATACTCCTAACCCTATAGACTTCATGGCTGCATTATGCAATATGGCAGCAGCAATGCAAGCGACAACTGAAGCCCTGGGAAATCAGATTAATAATGGAAACAATGGTAACAATGACGAGAATGGTCCAATGTCATTGCATTCCTTCCTGAAGGTTCACCCTCCAACTTTTAGAGGGACTTCGAATTCTACCAATGCTGATAATTGGATAAAAGCTATTGAGCGGGCATTACAGGCTCAGCAGGTTCCTGATAAACAGTGGGTTGAGTTTGGAACCTACCAGTTGCATGGTGAAGCTCAGCACTGGTGGCAGGGCATGAGGCGCATTCTGCAGCTTAACGGGGGTGTGATCTCTTGGGAGTTGTTCCTAGAAAAATTCTATAAGAAATATTTCCCTACCTCAGCTAGAAATGCCAGAGAACTCGAACTGCTTCAGCTTAAACAGGGACAAATGACCATCACTGAGTATCCAAGTAAATTTGAGGAATTATGTCGCTTTTCACGCATCTATCAGGGAGCTCTTGAGGACTTTGCTGAATGGAAGTGTATAAAGTATGAAGAAGGCCTTAGgagtgacattcagagctttgtgGCACCTATGCAGATTCAGGAGTTTTCTGAGCTTGTGAATAGGAGCAGGGTGGCGGAGGATTATGTCAAAAGGGCTGCATAA